Proteins encoded by one window of Rutidosis leptorrhynchoides isolate AG116_Rl617_1_P2 chromosome 7, CSIRO_AGI_Rlap_v1, whole genome shotgun sequence:
- the LOC139858911 gene encoding probable long-chain-alcohol O-fatty-acyltransferase 5 has protein sequence MATVAKNFIFYISTITISLSYCYFISSKFPKGIYRFISLIPIFFIFTILPLSCSFVFTTAIAFSFTTWLTNFKLIRFAFDLDQSPYHPSMSLDKFIIYTSLPIKSKNSQISSPKNSRFKFVFQSIIFTLLVRIVLYCKGRVHPNFISFIYGWLLFLQIDIVVSMLNFVLHVLTGLELQQPSNQPYLATSLQDFWGRWNLLVNHAMRYTVYKPVVYILSNYEWAPLAGVLASFFISGLMHELYVYQLARVAPTWHMTSFFILHGICVVVEMIIKRSLRGKGLRVPDIVATLLMNVFVVVTGVWLFVPPFIIGRIDVEFLKDYTSVADFIMNKLLIDQYA, from the coding sequence ATGGCAACCGTAGCTAAAAATTTCATATTCTACATATCAACAATTACAATATCACTTTCCTACTGCTACTTTATATCATCAAAATTTCCTAAAGGCATTTACAGATTCATATCCTTAATCCCAATCTTCTTCATCTTCACGATCTTACCTCTTTCTTGCTCATTCGTCTTCACAACCGCTATCGCCTTTTCATTCACCACATGGCTCACAAATTTCAAACTCATTCGTTTTGCATTCGATCTCGATCAATCCCCATATCACCCTTCCATGTCCCTTGACAAATTCATCATCTACACTTCCTTACCAATCAAATCAAAAAACTCCCAAATCTCGTCCCCAAAAAATTCTCGATTCAAATTCGTATTCCAATCAATCATTTTCACATTACTTGTGAGGATCGTCCTTTATTGCAAAGGCCGAGTTCATCCTAACTTTATATCGTTCATCTACGGTTGGTTACTTTTTTTACAAATAGACATTGTAGTCTCTATGTTAAACTTTGTACTCCATGTACTCACCGGATTAGAACTCCAACAACCATCCAACCAACCATATCTCGCCACGTCACTACAAGACTTTTGGGGCAGATGGAACCTTTTGGTAAATCACGCAATGCGGTACACTGTATACAAACCCGTAGTATATATACTGTCCAACTACGAATGGGCCCCACTCGCGGGCGTATTAGCATCCTTTTTTATTTCAGGATTAATGCACGAGCTGTACGTGTACCAATTGGCCCGTGTGGCGCCTACGTGGCACATGACGTCATTTTTCATCCTACATGGAATTTGTGTAGTTGTGGAAATGATCATAAAAAGAAGTCTACGTGGCAAAGGTTTGCGAGTGCCGGATATTGTGGCTACATTGTTGATGAACGTGTTCGTGGTGGTTACTGGTGTTTGGTTGTTCGTTCCACCGTTCATTATTGGTCGTATCGATGTTGAATTTCTTAAGGATTATACTTCGGTTGCTGATTTTATCATGAATAAATTGTTAATAGATCAATATGCATGA
- the LOC139858268 gene encoding V-type proton ATPase subunit e1, which yields MGFILTTLIFIVIGIIASFCTRVCCNRGPSANLFHLTLVITATVCCWMMWAIVYLAQMNPLIVPILSEGE from the exons ATGGGGTTTATCCTTACAACCCTAATTTTTATTGTGATCGGAATCATTGCTTCCTTTTGCACACGTGTCTGTTGCAATAGAGGCCCTTCTGCAAATCT GTTTCACCTTACTCTGGTGATTACTGCTACTGTATGCTGTTGGATGAT GTGGGCCATTGTTTACCTTGCACAGATGAACCCACTCATTGTCCCTATCTTGAGTGAAGGAGAATAG